One Methylosarcina fibrata AML-C10 DNA segment encodes these proteins:
- a CDS encoding low affinity iron permease family protein, giving the protein MQNNTWYSGFAKTAARFCGQPRVFIVAVGIIAVWAIVGPVFHFSDTWQLVVNTGTTIVTFLMVFLIQNTQNRDTEAIQLKLDELIRATKGAHNTLLGLEELAEDEMEAFRKKYRALAREAKKELDQGYRDTGTPEP; this is encoded by the coding sequence ATGCAAAACAATACCTGGTATTCCGGGTTTGCAAAAACCGCAGCCCGTTTCTGTGGCCAGCCGCGCGTGTTTATCGTGGCCGTCGGCATTATTGCGGTTTGGGCAATTGTCGGACCCGTCTTTCACTTCAGCGACACCTGGCAACTGGTAGTCAATACCGGCACCACGATTGTCACGTTCCTGATGGTATTTTTAATCCAGAACACGCAAAACCGCGACACGGAAGCCATCCAGCTCAAGCTCGACGAGCTGATCCGGGCCACCAAAGGCGCTCATAATACGCTTCTGGGTCTGGAAGAACTGGCCGAGGACGAGATGGAAGCGTTTCGAAAAAAATATCGGGCGCTCGCCAGAGAAGCCAAAAAAGAACTGGATCAGGGATACCGCGATACCGGCACGCCGGAACCTTAA
- a CDS encoding DUF2383 domain-containing protein, protein MLRTEKQVALDTVINSSRKSIEHYHWVADAGHDERLKSCLHKRALHRETLVDKLAPRMYRLGDMPSSPDPEKVAVEEMVTQIKASFAEDGEEVLLTSLDEIDSQLLNEIGDALSLEFEAETMAMLRELQQSIIEARKERENPTG, encoded by the coding sequence ATGCTGAGAACTGAAAAACAAGTTGCGCTCGATACGGTGATCAACTCAAGCCGCAAATCGATCGAACATTATCACTGGGTCGCCGATGCCGGCCACGATGAACGACTGAAATCCTGTCTCCACAAACGGGCTCTGCATCGGGAAACGCTGGTCGATAAACTGGCGCCCAGGATGTACCGACTGGGCGACATGCCGTCATCGCCCGATCCCGAAAAAGTGGCGGTCGAGGAGATGGTGACGCAAATCAAAGCGTCTTTTGCGGAAGATGGAGAAGAAGTGCTGCTGACTAGCCTGGACGAGATCGACTCGCAGTTGCTGAATGAAATCGGCGACGCTTTGAGCCTGGAGTTTGAAGCGGAGACGATGGCGATGCTTCGGGAACTTCAACAATCGATCATCGAAGCAAGGAAGGAAAGAGAGAATCCGACCGGTTGA